Proteins encoded together in one Thermococcus barophilus MP window:
- a CDS encoding FAD-dependent oxidoreductase, with product MRLTEHPVLDFQKKRGRKITIYFEGQPVEAYEGETIVMALHAAGIRVLGYSVHKHRPRGLFCAIGKCSSCLMTVNGIPNVRTCITLVEEGMDIRMQWEKPTLPRDAKPPEWKEAEKVSGDIVIIGGGPAGLMAAVNAADAGAKVILLDENPMLGGQLVKQTHKFFGKREQFAGVRGIKIAEILEEEVRKRENIEIFLETSAIMLLQDGDEKLVVGVRKNKELIEFRGKAVIVATGAMEKMIPFEGNDLPGVYGAGAIQTLMNTYGVKPGDRVLIVGAGNVGLILAYQLIQAGVEVKAIVEAMPKIGGYFVHAAKVRRLGVPILTRHTILRAEGKEKVERAVVAQIDEKWRPIPGTEKVFDVDVIALAVGLRPSIELLHQVGCQIKYVPELGGHVVIRDSRMETTVKGIFVAGDSAGIEEATTAMLEGKIAGIAAALEIGIAPPEWLKEIEKAQKELDEFRAGPFGRKVLEGIKKVVVK from the coding sequence ATGAGGCTCACTGAACACCCTGTTCTTGATTTTCAAAAAAAGCGTGGCAGAAAGATTACAATCTATTTTGAGGGACAACCAGTTGAGGCATATGAAGGAGAGACAATAGTCATGGCATTACATGCTGCTGGTATAAGAGTTCTTGGATACAGTGTTCACAAACATAGACCTCGAGGCTTGTTCTGTGCAATTGGAAAGTGCTCCTCATGTTTGATGACAGTGAATGGAATTCCGAATGTAAGAACATGCATAACACTCGTTGAAGAGGGCATGGATATAAGAATGCAATGGGAGAAGCCAACACTGCCCAGGGATGCAAAACCTCCAGAATGGAAGGAGGCAGAAAAAGTTTCTGGTGATATAGTGATTATTGGTGGAGGACCTGCTGGACTTATGGCTGCAGTAAATGCTGCTGATGCCGGAGCTAAGGTCATTCTTCTTGATGAAAATCCAATGCTTGGTGGCCAGCTGGTAAAGCAGACCCATAAGTTCTTTGGAAAGAGAGAGCAGTTTGCAGGAGTTAGAGGGATCAAGATAGCGGAAATTTTAGAGGAAGAAGTTAGAAAAAGAGAAAACATTGAGATTTTCCTTGAAACTTCAGCGATAATGCTTCTTCAGGATGGAGATGAAAAGCTCGTAGTTGGAGTCAGGAAAAATAAAGAGCTGATTGAGTTTAGAGGAAAAGCTGTTATTGTGGCAACTGGAGCAATGGAAAAGATGATACCCTTTGAGGGCAATGATCTGCCTGGTGTTTACGGAGCGGGAGCCATTCAGACATTAATGAACACATATGGAGTCAAACCTGGAGATAGAGTTCTCATTGTTGGTGCCGGAAACGTTGGATTAATCTTAGCTTACCAGCTGATCCAGGCTGGTGTTGAAGTAAAAGCTATAGTTGAGGCTATGCCAAAGATTGGAGGCTATTTCGTCCACGCAGCAAAGGTTAGAAGATTGGGTGTTCCAATTCTGACGAGACATACAATTCTTAGAGCTGAAGGAAAAGAAAAAGTTGAGAGAGCAGTTGTTGCTCAAATTGACGAAAAATGGAGACCAATTCCGGGAACCGAGAAAGTATTTGATGTTGATGTTATTGCCTTAGCCGTTGGACTAAGGCCAAGCATAGAGCTCCTTCATCAGGTCGGCTGTCAAATTAAATACGTTCCAGAGCTTGGAGGGCACGTTGTGATTAGAGACAGCAGAATGGAAACGACAGTTAAGGGAATCTTTGTCGCTGGAGATTCGGCGGGAATTGAAGAGGCAACGACGGCAATGCTTGAAGGAAAGATAGCTGGAATTGCCGCCGCTCTGGAAATTGGCATTGCACCACCAGAATGGCTCAAAGAGATAGAAAAAGCCCAGAAAGAGCTTGACGAGTTTAGAGCCGGGCCATTTGGTAGGAAAGTTCTTGAGGGTATTAAGAAGGTGGTGGTAAAATGA
- a CDS encoding NAD(P)/FAD-dependent oxidoreductase: MKSRAEVVIIGGGVIGLSIAYHLGKLGVEDVVVLEKNYIGSGSTFRCASGIRAQFTDEANIKLQKYNIDRWRRLSDELEHDINFKQSGYLFLATSEEEVEVFKKNIKLQNKFGVPTRLISMDEAKEIVPPLNTEPFLAGAWNPEDGKASPFHVVYGFAKKAKEFGVEIYEYTPAVDILVEKSEIKGVKTEKGIIKTGIVINAANAWAPIINEMAGLKRDFIPIKPYKHQLVKTEPIAPGQIEPLTCPPAWNDSYVIQDGEDGGVICGTGLEKLTYLDDVQPTYDFMREVLKWATKIIPALKYVHVVRQWAGFYAKTPDSNPAIGRIQYVDEFYIAAGFSGHGFMMAPGVGEAIAELIVKGKSKVPLDWEWYDPHRFERGELRSAAFQIG, encoded by the coding sequence ATGAAGAGTAGAGCTGAAGTTGTCATTATTGGTGGAGGCGTCATTGGACTCTCAATAGCTTACCATTTAGGAAAGCTTGGTGTTGAAGACGTTGTTGTCCTTGAGAAGAACTACATAGGTTCAGGTTCAACCTTCAGATGTGCCTCTGGAATCAGAGCACAATTTACCGATGAAGCAAATATAAAGCTTCAAAAGTACAACATCGATAGATGGAGGAGGCTTAGTGATGAGCTTGAGCATGATATAAACTTCAAACAGAGCGGATATCTATTCTTAGCAACAAGTGAGGAGGAAGTTGAAGTATTTAAGAAAAATATAAAGCTTCAGAACAAGTTTGGAGTGCCTACAAGGCTCATTAGCATGGATGAGGCAAAAGAAATTGTCCCACCCCTTAATACAGAGCCTTTCTTAGCGGGTGCATGGAACCCTGAAGATGGCAAGGCAAGTCCGTTCCACGTTGTTTACGGGTTTGCAAAGAAAGCAAAAGAGTTTGGTGTTGAGATTTACGAATATACACCGGCGGTTGATATATTGGTGGAAAAGAGCGAAATAAAAGGGGTTAAAACGGAAAAAGGCATAATAAAGACTGGAATAGTAATTAACGCTGCAAATGCTTGGGCACCAATAATAAATGAAATGGCTGGGCTGAAGAGGGATTTTATCCCAATAAAGCCGTACAAACATCAACTTGTCAAAACCGAGCCAATAGCTCCGGGTCAGATTGAACCATTGACGTGCCCCCCAGCATGGAACGACTCTTATGTCATCCAAGATGGTGAAGACGGCGGTGTTATCTGCGGAACTGGGCTTGAGAAGCTCACTTATTTGGATGATGTTCAACCTACATATGACTTCATGAGGGAAGTTCTTAAGTGGGCAACAAAAATTATTCCTGCTTTGAAGTATGTTCACGTCGTTAGGCAGTGGGCAGGATTTTATGCCAAAACACCAGACAGCAATCCTGCAATAGGAAGGATTCAGTATGTGGATGAGTTTTATATAGCTGCTGGCTTTAGTGGGCACGGTTTCATGATGGCACCAGGAGTTGGTGAGGCAATTGCAGAGCTGATAGTGAAAGGAAAGAGCAAAGTTCCACTTGATTGGGAGTGGTATGATCCACACAGATTTGAGCGTGGAGAATTGAGAAGTGCAGCATTCCAGATTGGTTGA
- a CDS encoding sodium/proline symporter — protein MNAGILIGFLAYLALLAYIGWWANRFTKTEDQYFVGGRKVHILAAALSDKASDFSGWLMLGYPGSAFKAGLGAFWAAIGCLFGTLADYVLIGPRLRIYAGKFRAITVPDYLEARLKDDTKLIRILGAAIILVFMTAYVAAQFAAGGKALAQAFDISVNTGILITVIILTAYVITGGFFAVVWTDVVQALFMLLTLIIVPILALAKIGGLEKATQYMEPAKLHPFGGAVGFAALIFAIGYASWIVGYLGQPHIVTRYMSVEDPRKLRRPGIFISGIWTIIVLWGAFFAGFLGYAMVKAGILQVSDPERVIPAMAVELMPSWLAGFVIAGIISAIMSTADSQLLVASSAVTRDLYHKVLGKELGKKQIVNIGRIVVLGVAIFALYGALTGSKFIYGMVATAWGGLAVGFGPILTLSLWWKRVTKEAGIIGMAYGLISEVILESKIYGWAFNPNAPGFFGTLGSIFNGVPVFFINFFVTLFIIIIISLLTKPPEDVVKLHEQIFKKVPVQEGSKKVMEARAKSQIENVAEFIKARGFA, from the coding sequence ATGAACGCTGGCATACTAATTGGTTTTTTGGCATACTTGGCCCTTTTGGCATACATCGGCTGGTGGGCAAACAGGTTTACAAAAACCGAAGATCAGTATTTCGTTGGTGGAAGAAAAGTCCACATTCTTGCTGCCGCTCTCAGTGATAAAGCAAGCGACTTCTCTGGCTGGCTGATGCTTGGTTATCCAGGGAGTGCATTTAAAGCAGGTTTGGGTGCATTTTGGGCGGCAATTGGATGTCTCTTTGGAACCTTGGCAGACTATGTGCTAATTGGGCCAAGATTGAGAATTTATGCAGGTAAATTCAGGGCAATTACAGTCCCAGACTACTTGGAGGCGAGGCTTAAGGATGATACAAAGCTGATTAGAATCCTTGGTGCTGCGATTATATTGGTTTTCATGACAGCTTATGTAGCAGCACAATTTGCAGCGGGTGGAAAAGCCTTAGCCCAGGCGTTTGATATCAGTGTAAACACTGGTATCTTAATAACAGTGATTATACTGACTGCCTATGTTATTACGGGAGGATTCTTTGCAGTTGTTTGGACAGATGTAGTGCAGGCGCTGTTTATGCTGCTGACACTTATTATAGTGCCCATCTTAGCCCTTGCAAAGATTGGCGGGCTTGAAAAGGCAACCCAATACATGGAGCCTGCAAAGCTACATCCATTCGGAGGAGCTGTCGGGTTTGCTGCATTGATTTTTGCCATCGGTTATGCTTCATGGATCGTTGGATATCTTGGTCAGCCTCACATAGTCACAAGGTACATGAGTGTTGAAGATCCAAGGAAGCTCAGGAGACCCGGTATATTCATCAGCGGCATATGGACAATTATCGTCCTCTGGGGCGCATTCTTTGCTGGATTCCTTGGATATGCTATGGTGAAGGCGGGGATTCTACAAGTTAGTGATCCAGAGAGAGTCATTCCTGCAATGGCTGTTGAGCTCATGCCCTCCTGGCTGGCTGGATTCGTCATCGCAGGTATAATTTCAGCAATAATGAGTACTGCCGACTCCCAATTGCTGGTTGCTTCCTCAGCGGTTACGAGAGATCTGTATCACAAAGTTCTTGGAAAGGAGCTTGGGAAGAAGCAGATAGTCAACATCGGTAGAATAGTTGTCTTAGGCGTTGCAATCTTTGCACTCTACGGAGCACTGACGGGAAGCAAGTTCATTTATGGTATGGTTGCGACTGCATGGGGCGGCTTGGCTGTTGGATTTGGCCCAATATTAACCCTGAGTCTGTGGTGGAAGAGGGTTACAAAAGAGGCTGGAATTATAGGAATGGCATACGGTTTAATCTCTGAGGTCATTCTTGAGTCAAAGATTTATGGATGGGCATTCAATCCAAATGCCCCGGGATTCTTTGGAACCCTTGGATCGATCTTCAATGGCGTTCCAGTGTTCTTCATAAACTTCTTTGTCACACTGTTTATAATAATTATTATCAGCTTGCTAACGAAGCCACCAGAAGACGTTGTTAAGCTTCATGAGCAGATTTTCAAGAAGGTTCCAGTGCAGGAAGGTAGCAAGAAAGTTATGGAGGCAAGGGCAAAGAGCCAAATTGAAAATGTCGCAGAGTTCATCAAAGCCAGAGGGTTTGCTTGA
- a CDS encoding galactokinase: MYKVISPGRVNLIGEHTDYTFGYVMPMAVNLYTVIEGEKSESVELYSEHFKETRTFELNNLEKENSWIDYVKGIYKVLFEAGFKLRGIRGRISGNLPIGAGLSSSASFELAIMQFLNEVYNLEISREDMALLAQKAENEFVGIPCGIMDQFIIALGKKGHAVFIDTETLHYEYIPLPKDMQILVFYTGIRRKLAASAYADRRRVAETILKRIGKKSSKEVTERDLRGLPGIYKKRFAYIIRENERVLEAKEALKEGDIEQFGRILTKAHWDIAENYGVSCGELDFFVRKVVKLGAYGARLTGAGFGGAAIAVVDREESKKIGEKILREYTKAFNWKAQYFLVEASDGVKMV; encoded by the coding sequence ATGTATAAGGTTATTTCTCCAGGAAGGGTTAATTTGATTGGTGAGCATACAGATTATACCTTTGGCTATGTTATGCCAATGGCTGTGAATCTTTACACAGTTATTGAAGGTGAGAAAAGTGAATCTGTGGAGTTGTACTCGGAACACTTTAAAGAGACAAGGACTTTTGAGTTAAATAACCTTGAAAAGGAGAATTCATGGATTGACTATGTTAAAGGAATTTACAAGGTTCTCTTTGAGGCGGGTTTCAAGCTTAGGGGAATTAGAGGGAGGATCAGCGGTAACTTGCCGATTGGAGCTGGATTAAGCTCCTCGGCGAGTTTTGAACTTGCAATAATGCAGTTTCTGAATGAAGTCTACAACTTGGAGATTTCAAGAGAAGATATGGCACTCCTTGCACAAAAGGCAGAGAATGAGTTTGTTGGTATTCCTTGTGGTATAATGGATCAATTTATAATTGCCCTTGGAAAAAAGGGACATGCAGTGTTCATTGATACTGAAACTCTTCACTATGAGTACATACCTCTTCCCAAAGATATGCAGATTTTGGTTTTCTACACAGGCATTAGGCGTAAGTTGGCGGCTTCTGCCTATGCTGATAGAAGGAGAGTGGCAGAAACAATCCTCAAGCGCATAGGAAAGAAATCCTCAAAAGAAGTAACTGAGAGAGATTTAAGAGGATTGCCGGGAATTTACAAAAAGCGCTTTGCCTACATTATAAGGGAAAATGAAAGGGTCTTAGAAGCAAAAGAAGCCCTCAAGGAAGGAGATATAGAACAATTTGGAAGAATTCTGACAAAGGCTCACTGGGATATAGCTGAGAATTATGGCGTGAGCTGTGGAGAGCTTGATTTCTTTGTAAGAAAAGTTGTCAAGCTTGGAGCCTATGGGGCAAGACTAACTGGGGCAGGGTTTGGAGGAGCAGCGATAGCTGTAGTGGATAGAGAAGAATCTAAGAAAATTGGGGAGAAAATTTTGAGGGAATACACTAAGGCATTCAACTGGAAAGCCCAGTATTTTTTAGTTGAAGCTTCTGATGGGGTGAAGATGGTTTAG
- a CDS encoding (2Fe-2S)-binding protein has translation MIKFNLDLEKVNPEEVFICGCDVTLKDILDLIDQGITDIQLIKRLTHVGMGFCQGRYCIDTVAQIIAWKTGKDLKEIKLPVARMPVRPVKMKVMADEE, from the coding sequence ATGATTAAGTTCAATCTTGATTTAGAGAAGGTTAATCCAGAAGAGGTTTTTATATGCGGATGTGATGTTACACTGAAAGACATTCTTGACTTAATTGATCAGGGGATTACGGACATCCAATTAATTAAACGGTTGACCCATGTTGGTATGGGTTTCTGCCAGGGGAGATACTGCATTGACACGGTGGCTCAGATAATTGCGTGGAAGACAGGAAAGGATTTGAAGGAGATAAAGCTGCCGGTTGCCAGAATGCCAGTCAGACCAGTGAAAATGAAGGTGATGGCAGATGAGGAGTGA
- a CDS encoding 4Fe-4S binding protein, with protein MSEIPHYLREGFITLEELKKAIELPSEERLRKRPVAIPECPQEIPCTPCKEICPTNAVLMENPNATPIVDYEKCIGCSLCVQICPGLAFFMIHYVGDKARVTMPHELLPVPKVGEEVILLNRVGEEVGRGKVITVVPRGKSKGDTPIITVEMPIELAWDVRAVKVVRE; from the coding sequence ATGAGTGAAATTCCACACTACCTCAGAGAGGGATTCATAACACTTGAAGAGCTCAAGAAAGCCATAGAGCTTCCCAGCGAGGAGCGCTTGAGGAAAAGACCTGTTGCAATTCCTGAATGTCCTCAGGAAATTCCGTGCACGCCGTGTAAGGAAATCTGCCCCACAAACGCTGTTCTTATGGAAAATCCAAATGCAACTCCGATCGTTGATTACGAAAAATGCATTGGCTGTTCTCTCTGTGTGCAGATTTGTCCCGGCTTGGCATTCTTCATGATTCACTACGTTGGTGATAAAGCCAGAGTGACTATGCCACATGAGCTTCTACCAGTCCCAAAGGTTGGAGAGGAAGTGATTTTGCTCAACAGAGTCGGAGAAGAAGTAGGAAGAGGGAAGGTGATTACAGTGGTGCCGAGAGGGAAGAGCAAGGGAGATACGCCAATAATAACGGTTGAAATGCCGATTGAACTCGCTTGGGATGTCAGAGCTGTCAAGGTGGTGAGAGAATGA
- a CDS encoding (2Fe-2S)-binding protein produces the protein MRNKKNIIICRCNEVTQEEIEALIDQGVTDIEMIKRLLRIGMGPCQGRTCLPMVISILARKTGRRPNEIKLPATRIPVRPVPAGVLVGEMESDGNEE, from the coding sequence ATGAGGAATAAGAAAAACATCATAATCTGCCGCTGTAATGAGGTAACTCAGGAGGAAATCGAGGCTCTAATAGACCAGGGAGTCACTGACATCGAGATGATAAAGAGGCTTTTAAGGATAGGCATGGGGCCGTGTCAAGGAAGGACTTGCCTTCCGATGGTGATCTCAATTCTTGCAAGAAAAACTGGTAGAAGACCAAACGAAATCAAGCTTCCTGCAACAAGAATTCCCGTGAGACCCGTTCCAGCCGGAGTATTGGTGGGTGAGATGGAGAGTGATGGAAATGAAGAGTAG
- a CDS encoding FAD-dependent oxidoreductase, with protein MRPLDLYEKDSSKKVTIYFEGKSLEAYEGEPIHVALLANGIKWITLSGHGRKRGAFTFGPVLVTVNGVRNYDGRKTKVWDGMKIEMQSYMEPLPEHLGEMGKVERYYTDVVIVGSGAAGLGAALEMQDSLDVMIFEEKGRLGWGLLKRSVPLSNSKKPKEFRKELVERLRVKAFTRTPVLGVFRDGDYFIVVANKEKDLIEVTAKRVVVSTGGIAKFALFENNEMPGVFREDFVLELLNIWGVKPGNKITLYGSNSQNIAREFENHGLNYILIENPIVRAEGKNEVERVVDAKGNVYETDALIIAEGYRPDIHLAQQVGAEITYVEDLGGYLPLRNKRNEIVDGVYIAGNASWIKGSYENYLEGRLVGAYILEEFGFKSNVDQIKEEFLKKIGNKASLLEEVIL; from the coding sequence ATGCGCCCTTTAGATCTGTATGAGAAGGATTCCTCTAAGAAAGTTACAATTTATTTTGAGGGGAAATCTCTTGAAGCATACGAAGGAGAGCCTATTCATGTTGCACTGCTTGCAAATGGGATAAAGTGGATCACACTGAGCGGACATGGACGAAAAAGGGGGGCATTCACTTTTGGTCCAGTTCTTGTAACTGTTAATGGTGTCAGGAACTATGATGGCAGGAAGACTAAGGTTTGGGATGGGATGAAAATTGAAATGCAGAGCTATATGGAACCCCTACCGGAACATTTGGGAGAAATGGGCAAAGTTGAAAGGTATTATACTGATGTTGTGATTGTTGGTAGCGGTGCTGCGGGATTAGGGGCTGCTCTGGAAATGCAAGACAGTCTTGATGTCATGATTTTTGAGGAAAAGGGAAGATTAGGCTGGGGCTTGCTGAAGAGGAGCGTGCCTCTTAGTAATAGTAAAAAGCCGAAAGAATTTAGAAAGGAACTTGTTGAACGGCTCAGGGTTAAAGCCTTTACAAGGACGCCAGTTCTTGGTGTCTTTCGTGACGGAGATTATTTTATTGTAGTTGCAAATAAGGAAAAAGACCTAATAGAGGTTACAGCTAAGAGGGTTGTTGTTTCAACAGGAGGCATAGCAAAATTTGCACTGTTTGAGAACAACGAAATGCCTGGCGTATTTAGAGAGGATTTTGTTCTTGAATTGTTAAACATCTGGGGTGTCAAACCTGGGAACAAGATAACACTCTACGGCAGCAATTCTCAAAATATTGCCAGAGAATTTGAGAATCATGGTTTAAATTATATCCTCATTGAAAATCCGATAGTAAGAGCAGAAGGAAAGAACGAGGTTGAGAGGGTTGTAGATGCAAAAGGGAATGTTTATGAGACAGACGCTTTGATAATCGCCGAGGGATACAGACCTGATATTCATTTGGCACAGCAGGTGGGAGCTGAGATAACGTATGTGGAAGATCTGGGTGGTTATCTTCCTCTTAGGAACAAAAGAAATGAGATTGTTGACGGAGTTTATATAGCTGGAAACGCTTCTTGGATTAAAGGAAGTTACGAAAACTATCTCGAGGGTAGATTGGTTGGAGCTTATATCCTTGAGGAATTTGGATTCAAAAGCAATGTTGATCAAATAAAAGAGGAGTTTCTCAAGAAAATTGGGAATAAAGCATCTCTTCTTGAGGAGGTGATTTTATGA
- a CDS encoding glycoside hydrolase family 57 protein produces MANALVFHANLQYAEIPKSEIPKVVEKSYIPTILELIKSEIPFALNITGFSLKYLPKDLITLIKEGVESDLIEITGTAYTHAILPLLPLDRVEAQIMKDRAVKERTFEVKPKAFWLPELAYDPIIPAILRDCGYDEVFVDGEALLFSNHLNSAIKPIKPLYPHLIKAQRGEGFVYWNYLLGLKELKSAIKLVFGGKVTLKAVKEITGIPVWVAVNTAVMLGIGGFPLMNVKKAVKWIKGLDEIILYGTDLEFFGYRDLAGYVLSIQKLRELINELNNEIVLPSRLKHSGRSLYLRTSSWAPDKGLDIWTKDWGNRRLNMLSWELKWEHAFLAENSDARGWEPLAERRLDAFKAIYQAWREGYGKH; encoded by the coding sequence ATGGCAAATGCCTTGGTATTTCATGCAAACCTTCAGTATGCTGAGATTCCAAAGAGTGAGATTCCAAAAGTTGTTGAAAAGTCATACATCCCAACAATCTTAGAGCTAATAAAAAGCGAGATTCCATTTGCTTTAAACATTACGGGTTTTTCCCTCAAGTATCTCCCAAAAGACCTGATAACACTTATAAAAGAGGGTGTGGAAAGCGATCTAATTGAGATTACTGGCACTGCTTACACTCATGCTATTCTGCCCCTCCTTCCCTTGGATAGGGTAGAGGCCCAGATAATGAAAGACAGAGCAGTTAAAGAGAGAACCTTTGAAGTGAAACCGAAGGCTTTTTGGCTTCCCGAATTGGCTTATGATCCTATAATACCTGCTATCTTAAGAGACTGTGGCTATGATGAAGTCTTTGTTGATGGGGAAGCGCTGCTTTTCTCAAATCACTTAAATTCAGCAATTAAGCCCATAAAACCTCTTTATCCTCATTTAATTAAAGCACAAAGAGGAGAGGGATTTGTCTATTGGAATTATCTTCTCGGTCTGAAAGAACTAAAAAGTGCAATAAAGCTTGTATTTGGTGGAAAGGTTACTCTCAAAGCGGTAAAAGAAATAACAGGCATCCCAGTGTGGGTGGCGGTTAACACTGCCGTTATGCTCGGAATAGGCGGGTTTCCGCTGATGAATGTTAAGAAAGCTGTGAAGTGGATTAAAGGGCTGGATGAAATAATATTATATGGTACTGATCTGGAGTTTTTCGGATACAGGGATTTGGCAGGTTATGTTTTGAGCATCCAGAAGCTCAGAGAGTTAATAAATGAGCTCAACAATGAGATTGTTCTTCCAAGCAGGCTGAAACACAGCGGAAGGAGTCTTTATCTAAGAACTTCAAGCTGGGCACCGGACAAAGGTTTGGATATTTGGACAAAAGATTGGGGGAATCGAAGATTGAACATGCTTTCGTGGGAGTTGAAGTGGGAACATGCGTTTTTAGCTGAAAACAGTGATG
- a CDS encoding NAD(P)/FAD-dependent oxidoreductase, whose product MRSEIVIIGGGIVGVTLAYELAKRGEQVTVLEKKYIGSGSTFRCGTGIRQQFTDEANIKVMKRSVELWKKYSEELGFPFKQTGYLFLLYDDEEVKEFKKNIKLQNRLGVPTRLITPEEAKEIVPVLDTSEVIAASWNPTDGKADPFFATTAFAREAEKLGAEILEYTEAKDIIVEEGEIKGVKTNKGMIETGIIVNAANAWAKLINAMAKIPIKIPIEPYKHQGVITQPLKEGQINPMVISLKYNDAYLTQTEHGGIIGGVGVEYGPTYDLTPTYEFIREVSKAFIKIIPVLGELLILRTWAGFYAKTPDSNPAIGRIEEIDEFYIAAGFSGHGFMMAPAVAEMLADLITKGRTDLPVEWYDPYRFERGELRETALQMG is encoded by the coding sequence ATGAGGAGTGAGATTGTTATCATTGGCGGGGGGATTGTTGGAGTTACACTCGCCTATGAGCTTGCGAAAAGGGGAGAACAGGTTACAGTGCTGGAAAAGAAGTACATTGGTTCGGGCTCAACTTTTAGGTGCGGAACTGGAATAAGACAGCAGTTTACTGATGAAGCCAACATTAAGGTTATGAAACGTTCAGTTGAGCTGTGGAAGAAATACAGTGAAGAACTTGGTTTTCCATTTAAGCAGACGGGATATCTATTTCTTCTCTATGACGATGAGGAAGTGAAGGAGTTTAAGAAAAATATAAAGCTCCAGAACAGGCTTGGAGTTCCTACAAGGCTGATAACCCCAGAAGAGGCTAAAGAGATCGTCCCTGTTTTGGATACGAGTGAAGTTATTGCAGCATCATGGAATCCAACTGATGGAAAAGCTGACCCATTCTTTGCCACAACTGCGTTTGCAAGGGAAGCAGAAAAACTTGGTGCTGAAATCTTAGAGTATACCGAGGCAAAGGACATAATAGTTGAAGAAGGTGAGATAAAGGGAGTTAAAACAAATAAAGGTATGATTGAAACCGGGATTATTGTAAATGCCGCAAATGCATGGGCTAAGCTGATTAATGCAATGGCTAAAATTCCAATTAAAATCCCGATTGAACCATATAAACATCAAGGAGTTATTACACAGCCACTTAAGGAAGGACAGATCAACCCAATGGTGATATCCTTGAAGTATAACGATGCATATTTAACTCAAACAGAACATGGTGGTATTATTGGGGGAGTAGGGGTTGAATACGGCCCTACCTACGATTTAACACCCACTTATGAGTTTATAAGAGAAGTTAGTAAAGCATTTATAAAGATAATTCCAGTTCTTGGTGAGCTTTTAATCCTTAGAACATGGGCTGGGTTCTATGCCAAAACACCAGACAGCAATCCAGCAATTGGCAGGATAGAAGAGATTGATGAATTCTACATTGCTGCCGGCTTTAGTGGACATGGCTTTATGATGGCTCCAGCTGTTGCTGAGATGCTTGCAGATTTGATAACAAAAGGAAGAACTGATTTGCCAGTTGAATGGTATGATCCATATCGCTTTGAGCGTGGAGAGTTAAGGGAAACCGCACTTCAGATGGGATGA